The genomic interval CCAGCCTGATGCCTAGGACCCAGGGCTGGGGGCTCAGAGCACGGGAGATGGGAGCAGTCACTGCTCTGCATGGTATAGGGCTCAGTCCCAGAGGGCAGGGTGAGGTGGTATGAGATGACAAAACCTGGAGAGAATTCCAGTACGGGATGTGACACATGTTATGAAACTGCATTTTTGCTCAGtccctttttccctctttttatccAGGGCAGGGTCTTTGGATAGCTACCAAAGCCTCCCCACATGGGCATGGAGGCATCATAGTCCAGTGCTCCTGTGCCCCCACCCCAGCTTCCACAGGCCACACAGAGAGCAACTCACAGGGCACAACCACGGTTGAAATTGCAGTAGCGGGCAGGCAAAGGTGAAGGCAATGGCCCTATGCTGGCCTCATGGAAGAGGGGCATTCCAGAACCATCCCCCCAACCTAGTCCCTAGATGTCATCCCTGGGAGCCTTTCGACCACAGGAAGAAAAATGCCCAGCCTCCTGCTGCATTAGAAGCATGTGACCTAGAGACAGAAGAGCCTCCGGCCACCTGGCCCAAAACTCTTTGGCTGTAGCTGGAACTTCTTCTCAAATGTGCTTCTGGAACAGAAATTCTTTTTCCTGTGATGCTGTAGGCCCACTATCTCATTCCCCAAATCTAGTAGGCTATTGAGACTATTTCCCTACCTCTGCCTGGGGACCATGGGCAATCCAGGGTCCATCCCTTGCTTTGGGGTCAGGCTCAGGAAGAAGGTGGCAATAGTCCAACTAAGGTGTCTGGTAAGCCCAGGTGTTCTGGCTCCCAGCCAAGAGCCAATTCCAGGCTGGCAAGAAGATGGAGCCACAGACAGGAGCATGATCAGTGTGTCCCCTCTCTACCTCCCTATCCCCAGCTCAACCACAACACAACGGCTGGACAGGCCGTGACTGTGGAACTCTTCCTGACCCTGCAGCTGGTGCTCTGTATCTTTGCTTCCACGGATGAGCGTCGAGGAGACAACCTCGGCAGCCCTGCCCTCTCCATCGGTTTCTCTGTGACCCTAGGCCACCTCCTTGGGGTAGGTGATGACTACAGGTTCTGCCTCCCTAGAAGCACTAACACATAGACCTTCTCCaaagaaacagacacacagaccactCTAGAGGCAGACCCAGAGAACTCCCCCCAAAGTGACAGATACAAAGACTCACAGAGGACAGATAGCAAATGCCCAAGAGGGACACGACCTTGAGGCCCTGGCTCCCAGACACCTCAGAGTTACAGCTGTCACTCTAGCTCCAAATGAATACAGAGCCAGCAATGAAGACATGAAGTCACACGTCCACTGCATGAATTCCTTTTAGGTTGAGGCCAAGCACTGGAGAGCGGGGACAAGGGCTCCCTGCCCTGTCCtcaccttccttctctcctcttcttgaCTCCTACTTCCCTCTGTAGATCTACTACACTGGCTGCTCCATGAATCCTGCCCGTTCCCTGGCTCCAGCCATCATCACCGGCAAGTTTGATGACCACTGGGTAATGATTGAACCCCTGCCTTCCCCTTTCCTAGAAATCATCTCAGAGGGAGAACaagggctgcaataaacaggggcaGGGGTACCCCAAACCCACTACACTCTTCCTGAGGCCTGGGAAACCTTAGGTTCCACTCTTCAGAGCTCAAGCCAAAGACTCAGTTTCCCCTCCCTGTCCTCAGCTATAAATGAAGACAACAGTTCTTTGGGCCAGGTGGCAggcgcgctctctctctctctctctcactctgtctctctctgtttctgtctctctctttctttctttttttttttttttttgtggtactggagtgtTAACTTAGAGCCTCAGGctggctaggtaggtgctctgccacttgagccactccaccagcaggagGTAGGCATTCTTATAATGaaaggaaaccaaggcacagagagggtAAGTGACTGCAAATTTACACAGCAAGTAAATGGTATAATCAAGTTTTTTGACTAGACAATCCGCTTAAGAATTCGCCCCCTTACCCTTTACACTACCAAGGTGTCTCCAGCAACTCGCTTTGTCATTGCTAGTTGCAtggataaatattttatatcagaGGCGCAGGAGACTCCTTGTCCCATAGAGCAAGGACAGGAGCGTGTTCCTGGCCTCAATGTGGTGCCAGCCCCCTCTCTGCTCACCCCCAGGTCTTCTGGATCGGACCCCTGGTCGGTGCCATCCTGGCCTCCCTCATCTACAACTACGTGCTGTTCCCCTCGGCCAAGAGCTTGTCGGAGCGCATGGCCGTGCTGAAGGGCCTGGAGCCGGACGCAGACTGGGAAGAGCGCGAAGTGCGGCGGCGGCAGTCGGTGGAGCTCCACTCCCCGCAGAGCCTGCCGCGTGGCAGCAAGGCCTGAGCACCAccccactgccccccaccccgcGGAAGGCCCACCCTGTCCCCCCTACCCCCAGGCCCGAAGTTGCGCCCCCCCCCTCCCCTGCCACCCCCGTGCACAGTAGCTGCTTCCAGAACCAGCGCTGTGAGCGGCAGGAAGGGGGACACGAGGGTAGCCACCCCCGAACCTGGCAGATCCCCTGTCCTGAGACTGTGGGTCGCAGCTGTTCCCTTGCAGGGCACTGGGGACTGAgcctgggaaggagggaaggtgggACGTGGACAGCTCCAGAAAACCAGCACCCAGATATTACTGAGAAGTGTGTGCCCTTGGGGAGGTTCTGGGAATGGTGCGTCCAGTCTTCCTTCTATGCAAGCGTGTGTGTTCGTTCAAGTACAGGGCTTGCCTTCAGTGCTACAGCGCTGGTGACTCTTCCTCCCACACCTGCAGTAAATCCACTTCCTCTGCAGGAGATGAGTCCCCCATGGCAGGCAGTCAACAACCGCTGGAGAAGAGAAGGGGCGGGGGAGGGGTGCCTGAAGAGAGGGACCTAATTTTCAACCCCTACCTTGCCCCTCCTGGAAAATTCCCCCAACCTGCAGCCTTGGGCCCCAAGACTTGCCAGGACTCATTGCTGGAAGCAGAAAGGTGTCAACCAGAGAACAGCTCCCCTAGAAAGTGCCTCTGGAAAAAGGAGGGCTGGGTGGCCAACGATTTCCTTTCTGCCCTGAGGGAATACTCTTGAAAAGGGAAGCAGGTATAGAtggatgcatgtgtgtgtgtgtgtacatgactGCCATCCCCAGGGGAGATTAGCCTTCCACTTGGGTgaggaaaacaaaaaccctttGTGGGCCCCCGGCTTTTGTCTTGAGAGAGGGGGAGATTTGCAACCAGACACTTCGTGAAAGGAGACACTGAGTTTCACAAGTGAGCCTTCTCGCCCAGCACACACCTATAGGTGGCTGGGCAAGGTACTCAGGCATGCAACCACCACGCTAAGCAACACTCCTCCATCACCTGTCCCCTCCTCCCAGGAATCTCTGTTCccactttcccttcctccccttccccataCTCCGCCGTGCTTCGGGCTCCCACCAATGGAGCCTGCTGCTCTCAGCTGCTCTCAGGACTAGAGACCGGAAATGACTTgtccaggcagaggcaggactgAGTCTAGAACCCAGGCTTGTACATTTCTAGGCCAAGGCAGTGCTCTCAAATGAGATTAACTGGGATTAAGTGAGCCAGTGCATGTAAAGATGCTGTGTGAACTGTAATCTTAATACCATTATCACGAATTACTAgga from Castor canadensis chromosome 8, mCasCan1.hap1v2, whole genome shotgun sequence carries:
- the Aqp2 gene encoding aquaporin-2 isoform X3, which encodes MWELRSIAFSRAVFAEFLATLLFVFFGLGSALSWSQALPSVLQIAIAFGLGIGTLVQALGHVSGAHINPAVTVACLVGCHVSFLRAVFYVVAQLLGAVAGAALLHELTPAEIRGNLAVNALVLCIFASTDERRGDNLGSPALSIGFSVTLGHLLGIYYTGCSMNPARSLAPAIITGLLDRTPGRCHPGLPHLQLRAVPLGQELVGAHGRAEGPGAGRRLGRARSAAAAVGGAPLPAEPAAWQQGLSTTPLPPTPRKAHPVPPTPRPEVAPPPSPATPVHSSCFQNQRCERQEGGHEGSHPRTWQIPCPETVGRSCSLAGHWGLSLGRREGGTWTAPENQHPDITEKCVPLGRFWEWCVQSSFYASVCVRSSTGLAFSATALVTLPPTPAVNPLPLQEMSPPWQAVNNRWRREGAGEGCLKRGT
- the Aqp2 gene encoding aquaporin-2 isoform X5; protein product: MWELRSIAFSRAVFAEFLATLLFVFFGLGSALSWSQALPSVLQIAIAFGLGIGTLVQALGHVSGAHINPAVTVACLVGCHVSFLRAVFYVVAQLLGAVAGAALLHELTPAEIRGNLAVNALNHNTTAGQAVTVELFLTLQLVLCIFASTDERRGDNLGSPALSIGFSVTLGHLLGIYYTGCSMNPARSLAPAIITGKFDDHWVFWIGPLVGAILASLIYNYVLFPSAKSLSERMAVLKGLEPDADWEEREVRRRQSVELHSPQSLPRGSKA
- the Aqp2 gene encoding aquaporin-2 isoform X1, whose amino-acid sequence is MWELRSIAFSRAVFAEFLATLLFVFFGLGSALSWSQALPSVLQIAIAFGLGIGTLVQALGHVSGAHINPAVTVACLVGCHVSFLRAVFYVVAQLLGAVAGAALLHELTPAEIRGNLAVNARNYSRYLKATEANRRRGPGTREKLNHNTTAGQAVTVELFLTLQLVLCIFASTDERRGDNLGSPALSIGFSVTLGHLLGIYYTGCSMNPARSLAPAIITGLLDRTPGRCHPGLPHLQLRAVPLGQELVGAHGRAEGPGAGRRLGRARSAAAAVGGAPLPAEPAAWQQGLSTTPLPPTPRKAHPVPPTPRPEVAPPPSPATPVHSSCFQNQRCERQEGGHEGSHPRTWQIPCPETVGRSCSLAGHWGLSLGRREGGTWTAPENQHPDITEKCVPLGRFWEWCVQSSFYASVCVRSSTGLAFSATALVTLPPTPAVNPLPLQEMSPPWQAVNNRWRREGAGEGCLKRGT
- the Aqp2 gene encoding aquaporin-2 isoform X4, which produces MWELRSIAFSRAVFAEFLATLLFVFFGLGSALSWSQALPSVLQIAIAFGLGIGTLVQALGHVSGAHINPAVTVACLVGCHVSFLRAVFYVVAQLLGAVAGAALLHELTPAEIRGNLAVNARNYSRYLKATEANRRRGPGTREKLNHNTTAGQAVTVELFLTLQLVLCIFASTDERRGDNLGSPALSIGFSVTLGHLLGIYYTGCSMNPARSLAPAIITGKFDDHWVFWIGPLVGAILASLIYNYVLFPSAKSLSERMAVLKGLEPDADWEEREVRRRQSVELHSPQSLPRGSKA
- the Aqp2 gene encoding aquaporin-2 isoform X2, translating into MWELRSIAFSRAVFAEFLATLLFVFFGLGSALSWSQALPSVLQIAIAFGLGIGTLVQALGHVSGAHINPAVTVACLVGCHVSFLRAVFYVVAQLLGAVAGAALLHELTPAEIRGNLAVNALNHNTTAGQAVTVELFLTLQLVLCIFASTDERRGDNLGSPALSIGFSVTLGHLLGIYYTGCSMNPARSLAPAIITGLLDRTPGRCHPGLPHLQLRAVPLGQELVGAHGRAEGPGAGRRLGRARSAAAAVGGAPLPAEPAAWQQGLSTTPLPPTPRKAHPVPPTPRPEVAPPPSPATPVHSSCFQNQRCERQEGGHEGSHPRTWQIPCPETVGRSCSLAGHWGLSLGRREGGTWTAPENQHPDITEKCVPLGRFWEWCVQSSFYASVCVRSSTGLAFSATALVTLPPTPAVNPLPLQEMSPPWQAVNNRWRREGAGEGCLKRGT